The window CCAGCCTGGAGAACATCCTTGCGGACACGGGGACCATGGAAGTGCGGGGCAGCGCCATCGCCAAAGTGTGTCTCGAATTTGGCTATACCCAAGCCCAAGTGGCTGCCGCGACGGGACTTCATTATTCGACAGTAAGCAGGATTCTTCGGCGAGAAGATTCAAGATTCAAGATCTGAACCTTGGTGTTTGGCTTGGTGTTTGGAAACGGTCAGTTGTCCTGTGCCGTGCCGTCGACGCCGTAGCGCATCATGCGCCGTCCGGCATCGATGTAATGCTCGCGCAGACACAGTTCGATGGCCACGGGATCCTTGGTCCGCAGCACGTCGAAGATCACCTTGTGCCGTTCGTAGATCTCGGCGGTAGTGAAAATGTCGCGCCAGTATTTGAAGAGGAGAAACTTGGACACTCCGCGGCAGGAACGCCGGGAAAGTTCGACGATGAGGGAATTGTCGGTCTTGGAAAAAAGAACGTCGTGAAATTCGTTGTCCAGAGGGGCGAGCCTATCTCTGTTCTCAGCATTCTCGGCAAGGTGTTTCATCCGCTCGAGA is drawn from Desulfomicrobium apsheronum and contains these coding sequences:
- a CDS encoding FCD domain-containing protein; the encoded protein is MGGVLEGAVVASTIDQFTKKDFDKLQDILERMKHLAENAENRDRLAPLDNEFHDVLFSKTDNSLIVELSRRSCRGVSKFLLFKYWRDIFTTAEIYERHKVIFDVLRTKDPVAIELCLREHYIDAGRRMMRYGVDGTAQDN